GCAACTGGTGGTCTAGGTATCGCAGATGACGAATCTGAGATTTTATCTGCGTACCGTATGCCAACCGTCATTCCAGTTTTTGATGAGTTTGGTAGCTATGCCAGTACAAGAGCTGGTGGTTTCAACAACCCCAGAAACCCTGTCCGTAGACTAAAACAAGATCGAGGTAACGATGTGGCTTTTGATATGAGTCTATTCGGAAATGTTTTTGCGGAAATACAGCCCCTTAAAGGTTTAACATTTCGTACAAGTTTAGGTGGTCAGTATTCGCAGTTTAATTCCCTTAATTATGATTATATTTATTTAGGTGATTCAGAGCCTCAGGCGAGTTTTGCATTTCAAGAAAATTCTCGCTATGGTTTCCAATGGACATTCACCAACACAGTAAGTTATGAAAAACTTTTTGGAAAACATAAAATTAATTTGTTTGGGGGATATGAAGCCATCAATGGTGCTGCCAGCCCAGTAACAAGGGCACAAGGAAGAGAAGTCCAAGTAAGAGCAACCAGTGGTAACCCCATCTCCACGGATTTGGATTTCGTAACTCCACAGGCAATAGGAAACGAAGTTCCTCAAAGTTTTATATTTTCAGGAGTTAATTTCTCATCAGTGTTTGGAAAACTGGATTACAATTTTGATGAAAGATATTATTTGACTGGTGTTATCCGTAGGGACGGTTCTTCCGTTTTTGGAGCAAGTAATCGATTTGGGGTATTTCCAGCAGTTTCAGCGGCTTGGAGGACAATTGATGAAGCCTTTATGCAGAACCAAACTTTTTTCTCTGATCTTAAGTTCCGAGTAGGGTGGGGTGAAATGGGTAATTCCAACAACGTTAGCCCTACCAACCAATTCTCTTTATTTGGTGCCGCCATTGACAATACCTTTTATCCTATAGGTGGTCAGAACAGTGGCGCGGATCAGGGATTTGCTGCAACAACAATTGGCAACCCGGATGCTAAATGGGAGACCAGTGTTACCACGAACGTTGGTTTCGATGCAGCTTTCTTTGGTAACAAAGTTCAGTTGGTTTTTGATTGGTGGAAGAAAGACACCAAAGATCTATTGTTCCCAAGACCTTTACCGGCGGTAACAGGTAACTACGCAACAGCTCCCTTGGTTAATATTGGTGAAATGAGCAATCGTGGGGTTGATTTCCAAATTATTTGGAGAGACAATATTACTGAAGACCTAAGTTTCGACATAACTTTGAACAACTCATTCTTGAAGAATGAAATTGTATCCTTTGACGAGGAATTGGGACTTGATTTCGTAGATGGTGGTCTTAATGGTAATTTTGGAGGTAACTTTAGGGGCTTACAACCTACTAGGAATTTCGTAGGTAAACCATTGTCCTCCTTCTTTGGGTATCAAGTAGTTGGGTACTTTAACTCCCAAGCAGAAGTAGATGCTAATACCTATACAAACGATGAGGGAGATGTGCTTCCTGCACAGGATGGACAAGGTTTGGGCCGTTTCAAATATGCAGACATCAATGGTGATGGAAGAATAACACCCGACGACAGGACGTATCTTGGAGATCCGATTCCAGAATATAGTGGTGGAGCTGTTTTGAATTTGAAATATAAAAACCTATCCTTCGAGACTTTCTGGAACTGGACAACAGGAGTTGAGTTGTTTAATGCCGGAAAATGGTTTAGGGATTTCTTCGGTACCTTTGAGGGCTCTGCAAAAGGAGTAGCGGCTTTCAATTCTTGGACCCCGGAATTAGGAAACAATGCCGCAGCGCCCATATGGGAAAGTGCTACCAACATCAGTACAAGTGGTGCTTCGAATTCATGGTATGTGGAAAGTGGAGATTACCTAAGGCTTCAGAGATTGGCCGTTAATTACGATTTTAGGGAAATTGCGGATAATTTAGGAATAGCTAAATTAAATGTTGGCTTTTCTGCCAACAACATTTGGACAATAACAAAATATAGTGGACTTGACCCAGGTGTTGCCGGTGAAGCTGATACTAGATTGGGTGTTGATGTAGGTAACTATCCTGTTACACCTAGCTATCTATTCAATGTTAACATTGGATTATAACAACATTGAAATTAACTTATTAAAGATTATTATGAATTTTTTTTTAATTTTAGATAAAAATTAACTATGAAATCTATGAACAATTTAAAAAAGGTCACACTTGGAGCCCTTTCCTTACTTATGGTAGGTGTTTCCTGTAGTGATGAATTCTTGGATGTAGCTCCGACTGGATCACTATCCGAAGCCCAAGTAGGGACCAAAAATGGAATTGAAGGACTTCTAATTGGTACCTATGCCGCGTTAAATGGGGTATTTGGAAATCGATTTGAAGGACCGAATCATTGGGCCACCGGTTCCATTATGGGCGGAGACGCCAACAAAGGAACCGATTCGGGTGATTATGCGACACTAAACCCCATTCAACGTTACGAAACGGATCCGACAAGTGATGATTTACGTCAACTATGGAGAGGTCGCTATGAAGGTGTTAGCCGAGCAAATAAAGTGCTAGCAGCTGTTGCCAATTCAACTGAATTGACCGCCGCAGATGCTGCCCGAATTGCTGGTGAAGCAAGGTTATTAAGAGGTCATTTCTACTTTGATTTGAAAAAGCACTTTAACAGTATCCCTGTTTTTGATGAAACCGTTTTGGCTGCTGATATTCCTAGTATTCCTAATACGCCAGATGTTTGGGGGTTTATCGAAGCTGATTTCCAATTCGCTTTTGACAACCTTCCTGCTGAAAACGGGCCGGGAAGGGTTAATAAGTGGGCTGCTGGCGCCTATATGGGTAAAGCAAAATTGTTTCAACAAAAATTTGGCGAGGCGATTACCTGGTTTGACGACGTTATTGAAAATGGTGTGACTTCCAATGGCTTAAAATATGCATTATTGGATGACTATGCACAAATTTACAATGCAGAAAATGACAACCATGCAGAGGCCGTTATGGATGTAGAATCTGCAAATGAAACGGGTAATGTACAAAATGCGAATGCCTTTGACGATTTGAACTATCCCTACAATACAGGACCTGATGGACCAGGTAACTGTTGTGGCTTCTTCCAGCCTAGTATGGCATTGGCCAATTCCTTTAGAACGGGTGCTGACGGTTTACCATTATTGGATGGTTCTTATAACGATCCAGCTAACGAAGTGGATAATATTTACAGACATGTCTTTACAAATGGTAACGATGAATCCACTTTTGTAGAAGACCCAAATCCGTTGGATCCACGAATCGACCACTCCATTGGCAGAAAAGGAATTCCTTACTTGGATTGGATCGAGCATCCTGGTTCTGCCTGGATACGTAGCTTTGCTTATGCTGGACCATATTCTCCAAAAAAATACATCTATTACAGAAGCCAGGAAAACAGCTTTACGGATGGTAGCTCTTGGACGAGAGGCTATGCTACCATGAACTATACGATTATCCGTTTTGCGGACGTACTATTAATGGCGGCCGAAGCAGAAGTAGAGGCAGGCTCCTTGGACAAGGCATTGGATTATGTAAATAGAGTAAGGGCAAGAGCGGCTAATTCTGAACATTGGGTTAAAGAGTACGATTCCGGTGAAAATGCAGCCAATTATGTGATATCTGAATACACATCCTTCCCAAATCAAGATTTTGCGAGAAGGGCGGTTCGTTTTGAGCGTAAATTGGAGCTATCCGGTGAAGGTCACCGCTTCTTTGACCTAGTTCGTTGGGGTGTAGCCGCAGAGGAATTAAATGCCTATTTGGATTACGAATCTCAATATTTGGTGACCAAATTTGGTGGAGCAAGGTTTACCCCTAATAAGAATGAGTATTATCCAATACCTCAATCTCAAATTGATATTCAGGGTTCAGATGTTTTAACCCAAAATAATGGTTATAACTAAACAATCTATATTTTTAGAAAAGGGCGTGTTTTACACGCCCTTTTTTTATTATCCAAAAATTAAAAATGATTAATAAAAGTTTAAAGCACTAGCCTTTTAGGACCTTGTATTTTTTAAACACTACCATTTGGTTAAATTTGCCACTTAAGAAACAACCACTTTTTTAACCATTATATATATCTTTCTTTAATAGTTGGTATCTTAAAAATCATATCGCTTACCCCATGAGAAAATCTATTTATCTAATATTACTAATTGGTCTTATCTCCATTTCATGTCAAAAGGAGAAAGAAAAACTCTTCACTCTAATACCCTATGAAAGTTCTGGTATCGATTTCAACAATAGAATTGTTGAAACGGATAGCTTCAATATTTTAACCAGTGAGTATATTTTTAATGGTGGGGGTGTCGCCATTGGCGATTTTAACAATGATGATAAACCGGATATATTTTTCTCGGGGAACCAAGTTTCAAATAAGCTTTACCTAAATGAGGGGAACTTTAAATTCAAGGATATTTCCAAAGAGGCCAATATTGAAGGAAGCGATAAATGGAGTACTGGAATTGCACTGGTAGATATCAATATGGACAATTTCCTTGATATCTATGTATGTGCCGCTATGTTGGAATCTGACGTTGAAAAAGCAAATATGTTATATGTCAACCAAGGTCCAAATGAAGATGGTATTCCTACTTTCAAAGAAATGGCACAAGAATATGGTATCGCAGATAGTAATAACAGCATGGGGGCTACCTTTTTTGATTATGATAAGGATGGCTTATTAGATTTATATGTATTAAACAATGTAGATATTCATGTCCTTCCTTCCAATTATAGGGACAAAATAACGGACGGGTCCGCCCTAAGCAATGACAAACTCTACCATAATAATGGGGATGGTACCTTTACAGACGTTTCTCAGCAAGCCGGGATTACCATTGAAGGTTATGGGCTTGGGCTCGCCATTGCAGATGTAAATTATGATAATTGGCCAGACATATATGTAAGTAACGATTACCTTACCAATGATCTCTTATATATTAATAATCAAGATGGTACTTTTACCAATAAAATATCTGATTTTGTAAAGCACCAAAGCAAATTTTCCATGGGAAATGATATTTCCGATTATAACAATGATGGTTATTTGGATATTATTACCTTGGATATGTTGGGAGAAACCAACCAAAGATTGAAAACAACCATTGCCAGTAATAATTATACTAATTATGTTCTGAACGACAGATATAATTATGAATATCAGTACTCAAGGAATATGTTACAAAAAGGTAATGGAAACGGTGTACCTTTTAGTGAGGTTGGCTTAATGTCCGGAGTTTCAAAAACAGACTGGAGTTGGTCCCCGTTATTTGCGGACATGAACAATGATGGTCATAAGGACTTGTTAATTACCAATGGCTTTCCGCGGGATATAACCGATTTAGATTTTGGCGATTTCAATTTCAATGTAAGTAGATATCTAGGTCCAGGCAAAATATTGGATTCCATACCTACAATTAAGATTCCAAATTATGTTTATGTGAATAACGGTACCGGCAAGTTCGAAGATAAAGGAGAGGATTGGGGCCTAAACATTCCTTCATTTTCAAATGGAGCGGCATTTGCAGATTTGGATAATGACGGTGATTTGGACTATGTAGTAAATAATATAGACGATCCGGCGTTTGTCTTTAGAAATAATTTAAAAACAAACAATGCCTATTTGAGACTAAATCTCAAGAATTCAAACACCTACGGCATAGGAGCAAAAGTGGTGGTTAGGTTTGCAGACGATACTTTTCAATACCACGAAAACTATCTTTATCGGGGGTACATGTCTTCCCTAGATGGTATTGTTCACTTTGGACTTGGTGAGAAAACCGAAATCAAATCGGTCGAAGTATTATGGCCCAATGGTGATTATCGAAAATTAGAAAGTGTCATGCCAAATCAAACTTTGGTTTTAAATCAAAGTGACGCCTCCCCAATTGACATGGACATGCTTGAATTTCCGTTCAAACCAAAAATGGAAGAAAAGGTATATGCAGAGGTATCCAAAAAATATGGAATTGATTATGAGCATAAGGAACTGGATGTTGTAGATTTCAACATTCAAAGGATATTACCACATAAACTTACACAAAATGGACCATGTTTGGCTTCGGGCGATATGAATGGTGATGGTACGGAAGATTTTATCATTGGTAGTTCGGCCAGATATTCTCCTGTTTTGTTCTTTCAAGATACCAATGGGAAATTCATACAAAGGGAACTCTTCTCTGAAGAAGAGGACAAAAAGTATGAGGAAGAAGGTATTGCACTTTTTGACCTTGAAAACGACGGCGACTTGGATATTTATTTTGTATCCGGAAGCAATGAATTCACACCAGACGATAGCTACTATTTGGATAGATTGTTAATCAACGATGGCAACGGTAATTTTACATTGGTACCAGACAAATTACCCGAAATCAGGAAGAGTGGTTCTGTAGTAATCGCCAAGGATTTTGATGGTGATGGATACGTTGACCTATTTGTGGGCGGTAGAACGCCTTTCGCAAAATATCCTATTGCGGAAAAAAGCTTTCTCCTTAAAAACGAAAATGGAACCTTAGTGGATGTAACGGATTCAATGGCACCGAAATTGAGAGAAATTGGCATGGTGACCGATGCTACTTGGGCAGATATCGATGGGGACGGCCTGGATGACCTGGTTGTGGTTGGGGAATTTATGCCCATTACCGTTTTCAAGAATAATGGGGCAGCCCTAACAAAGTTGGAAGAAACTGGAATCGATAATATTTTAGGGTTTTGGGAAAGCATATTGGCCCACGATTTTGACAATGATGGGGATTTGGATTTTATCGTGGGTAATTTAGGAGCGAACAATTTTTATCAGCCATCTCCTGAACGGCCAACCAAATTGGTATCAAAGGATTTCGACAATAACGGTACCGTAGACCCCGTCATGTTTACTTACCTCAAATATAGTTTTGACAGCCCAGAATACAGGGCTTTTCCTATAAAGTTCTGGGGTGATTTAAATGGGCAAAGTCCTTTGTTCCGATCAAAATACAATACATACAAAAGCTTTGCCAATGCAGATATTAATACCTTGTTTACTGAAAATGAATTGGAAGGGGCCCTTACTTTGACAGGAAATTATGATAGAAGTATTTTCTTGGAAAATTTGGGTAATGGTACATTCAAGTTCAAAGAATTACCGTGGGAAGCCCAAATGGCCCCCATCAAAAGTATTGCTGTAACCGATTATAACAATGATGGAAATGATGACGTATTGCTAGTAGGAAATGATTATGGCAATGAAGTTTTTATTGGAAAGTACGATGCATCGAACGGGGTT
This window of the Maribacter cobaltidurans genome carries:
- a CDS encoding SusC/RagA family TonB-linked outer membrane protein gives rise to the protein MNQKHDFKLMKSKKRFSFFKSGILSMVICLGVQLTSANATTTNIKFVLDETLQSTVTGTVTDESGTPLPGANVIEKGTTNGTQTDFDGNFTLNVESGATLVFSYIGFQSQEVAVNGRSTIDVTLAEDAAALDEVVVTGYQVLTKRETTAAVSIVKAEELAAIPSGNVEQQLAGRVAGVNVITNGQPGTQSVVRVRGFGAFGGNQPLYVVDGVPVLDIGFLNPDDIQTTTVLKDAAAASIYGSRAANGVIVYTTKSGNRQGRTQINIDIQSGVTDPNVNGSPKMLNPQQMAEYTHLAYENNARANGTAPQYTHPQYGTNPTPSFPDYLHASYTDANGDPVSLNGIRGSVDLAQIRASYEANPGGTFLIRPNLQGTNWYKEITRIAPQTRASLNMRGGNEKGSYYLGLGLQSLQGILLENDQQRYTARFNSDWDLTPWLKIGENLQVTYNSVRGQTGATGGLGIADDESEILSAYRMPTVIPVFDEFGSYASTRAGGFNNPRNPVRRLKQDRGNDVAFDMSLFGNVFAEIQPLKGLTFRTSLGGQYSQFNSLNYDYIYLGDSEPQASFAFQENSRYGFQWTFTNTVSYEKLFGKHKINLFGGYEAINGAASPVTRAQGREVQVRATSGNPISTDLDFVTPQAIGNEVPQSFIFSGVNFSSVFGKLDYNFDERYYLTGVIRRDGSSVFGASNRFGVFPAVSAAWRTIDEAFMQNQTFFSDLKFRVGWGEMGNSNNVSPTNQFSLFGAAIDNTFYPIGGQNSGADQGFAATTIGNPDAKWETSVTTNVGFDAAFFGNKVQLVFDWWKKDTKDLLFPRPLPAVTGNYATAPLVNIGEMSNRGVDFQIIWRDNITEDLSFDITLNNSFLKNEIVSFDEELGLDFVDGGLNGNFGGNFRGLQPTRNFVGKPLSSFFGYQVVGYFNSQAEVDANTYTNDEGDVLPAQDGQGLGRFKYADINGDGRITPDDRTYLGDPIPEYSGGAVLNLKYKNLSFETFWNWTTGVELFNAGKWFRDFFGTFEGSAKGVAAFNSWTPELGNNAAAPIWESATNISTSGASNSWYVESGDYLRLQRLAVNYDFREIADNLGIAKLNVGFSANNIWTITKYSGLDPGVAGEADTRLGVDVGNYPVTPSYLFNVNIGL
- a CDS encoding VCBS repeat-containing protein, which translates into the protein MRKSIYLILLIGLISISCQKEKEKLFTLIPYESSGIDFNNRIVETDSFNILTSEYIFNGGGVAIGDFNNDDKPDIFFSGNQVSNKLYLNEGNFKFKDISKEANIEGSDKWSTGIALVDINMDNFLDIYVCAAMLESDVEKANMLYVNQGPNEDGIPTFKEMAQEYGIADSNNSMGATFFDYDKDGLLDLYVLNNVDIHVLPSNYRDKITDGSALSNDKLYHNNGDGTFTDVSQQAGITIEGYGLGLAIADVNYDNWPDIYVSNDYLTNDLLYINNQDGTFTNKISDFVKHQSKFSMGNDISDYNNDGYLDIITLDMLGETNQRLKTTIASNNYTNYVLNDRYNYEYQYSRNMLQKGNGNGVPFSEVGLMSGVSKTDWSWSPLFADMNNDGHKDLLITNGFPRDITDLDFGDFNFNVSRYLGPGKILDSIPTIKIPNYVYVNNGTGKFEDKGEDWGLNIPSFSNGAAFADLDNDGDLDYVVNNIDDPAFVFRNNLKTNNAYLRLNLKNSNTYGIGAKVVVRFADDTFQYHENYLYRGYMSSLDGIVHFGLGEKTEIKSVEVLWPNGDYRKLESVMPNQTLVLNQSDASPIDMDMLEFPFKPKMEEKVYAEVSKKYGIDYEHKELDVVDFNIQRILPHKLTQNGPCLASGDMNGDGTEDFIIGSSARYSPVLFFQDTNGKFIQRELFSEEEDKKYEEEGIALFDLENDGDLDIYFVSGSNEFTPDDSYYLDRLLINDGNGNFTLVPDKLPEIRKSGSVVIAKDFDGDGYVDLFVGGRTPFAKYPIAEKSFLLKNENGTLVDVTDSMAPKLREIGMVTDATWADIDGDGLDDLVVVGEFMPITVFKNNGAALTKLEETGIDNILGFWESILAHDFDNDGDLDFIVGNLGANNFYQPSPERPTKLVSKDFDNNGTVDPVMFTYLKYSFDSPEYRAFPIKFWGDLNGQSPLFRSKYNTYKSFANADINTLFTENELEGALTLTGNYDRSIFLENLGNGTFKFKELPWEAQMAPIKSIAVTDYNNDGNDDVLLVGNDYGNEVFIGKYDASNGVLLEGDGKGNFTVVDIQKSGFITQGDTKDITIVKNTNGENPYIIVSQNRGPLKVFLKNE
- a CDS encoding RagB/SusD family nutrient uptake outer membrane protein — translated: MNNLKKVTLGALSLLMVGVSCSDEFLDVAPTGSLSEAQVGTKNGIEGLLIGTYAALNGVFGNRFEGPNHWATGSIMGGDANKGTDSGDYATLNPIQRYETDPTSDDLRQLWRGRYEGVSRANKVLAAVANSTELTAADAARIAGEARLLRGHFYFDLKKHFNSIPVFDETVLAADIPSIPNTPDVWGFIEADFQFAFDNLPAENGPGRVNKWAAGAYMGKAKLFQQKFGEAITWFDDVIENGVTSNGLKYALLDDYAQIYNAENDNHAEAVMDVESANETGNVQNANAFDDLNYPYNTGPDGPGNCCGFFQPSMALANSFRTGADGLPLLDGSYNDPANEVDNIYRHVFTNGNDESTFVEDPNPLDPRIDHSIGRKGIPYLDWIEHPGSAWIRSFAYAGPYSPKKYIYYRSQENSFTDGSSWTRGYATMNYTIIRFADVLLMAAEAEVEAGSLDKALDYVNRVRARAANSEHWVKEYDSGENAANYVISEYTSFPNQDFARRAVRFERKLELSGEGHRFFDLVRWGVAAEELNAYLDYESQYLVTKFGGARFTPNKNEYYPIPQSQIDIQGSDVLTQNNGYN